In Nitrospirota bacterium, the genomic stretch GGGAGATGGAGGAGAAAGCGGGAAATGAAGAAATAGCTGAGGCATTCAGGAAACGCTTGATTGATGTAGCCGGTTTCAAATTCGCACCGAAACCCATGCCAATGCGAAACAGCAAGGGAGCCGTGGTTTACTACCTTTACTTTGCCTCCCCAAACAGGACAGGGGCCAAAATCGTGAAGAGCATCTTTGATAAGTACCGGTCGATGGGCATCCGCTGATGGCCACCAAATCCTCAATCGAATGGACGGAATCGACGTGGAACCCCCTCACGGGGTGCAGCAAGACGAGTCCAGGATGCGACAATTGCTACGCGGAGCGGATGGCGCGGCGACTTCACGCGATGGGGCAGCCGCATTACGCGAAGGGATTCGAACTTTCGCTCCACGAGGACGCCCTGGGATTGCCGCTCCGATGGAAAATGCCACAAACGATCTTCGTCAATTCGATGAGCGATCTCTTCCACCAGGACGTACCCGTCGCGTTCATCCAGAAAGTGTTTGACGCGATGCGACGGGCTTCTTGGCACCGGTTTCAAATCCTGACGAAACGGTCCCGCAGGCTCTTGGAGTTGAGTCCCGATCTACCTTGGTCGCCCAACATCTGGATGGGCGTGAGCGTCGAGAAATCCAGTTACGGCTTCAGAGTCGATCACCTGCGTCGGACTGGGGCACACACCAAATTCCTCTCGTTGGAACCGCTTCTTGGCCCGTTTCCAGCTCTTGATTTGGAGGCCATCGACTGGGTGATTGTGGGTGGAGAGTCGGGGCCGGGGGCACGGCCAATGGACCCGGCTTGGGTTATC encodes the following:
- a CDS encoding phage Gp37/Gp68 family protein, which produces MATKSSIEWTESTWNPLTGCSKTSPGCDNCYAERMARRLHAMGQPHYAKGFELSLHEDALGLPLRWKMPQTIFVNSMSDLFHQDVPVAFIQKVFDAMRRASWHRFQILTKRSRRLLELSPDLPWSPNIWMGVSVEKSSYGFRVDHLRRTGAHTKFLSLEPLLGPFPALDLEAIDWVIVGGESGPGARPMDPAWVIEVRDQCRASGVAFFFKQWGGVWKKKTGRLLEGRTWDEMPRVHMPPIDTGREFAWA